The following coding sequences are from one Homalodisca vitripennis isolate AUS2020 chromosome 7, UT_GWSS_2.1, whole genome shotgun sequence window:
- the LOC124366076 gene encoding uncharacterized protein LOC124366076 isoform X1 produces MDTPRKDDHHEGIISATKSKKIFKKNANYKKKLAAVRAKYCPMLESLISQNTTEIRYKLQSIYDILTNKRRMKMAYLIKMERVLEKLYKMALRPSIPDDKKEPDDKKEPDDKKEPDDKKEPDNKKEPDDKKEEDKNHLSNTDNAKKKPRWDKKEVHEKVVTEHLVNHSISDNTSTSGVSQNLSSRGISRNTPTDLIDNDTFINLQKALQFLGLSKDVESSVSKADINSVSTDVSKATYQCPPALQKPLETPKQYFIQQSNASNVRGQYTNSVYLPQWNNYYNFYPYQSYQYSYPPPYNQMHYYPENQAVPNSHFSHAQVSSPVGCTIPTNTSRMTSGCLITKPHCTNSVTGESSSNSLNTFENLNQICNPIDKGREVIGEISQPRSNRHHFNNKINRSSNIKDNQGTKFIKFLTRNPARKYNSSMYAKPLSKNNNRCQSMNSTSVTRETARKESNISILEPEKQYDSSQRLHGVDHITQSIQDYVSPLAGLYDTRSNEPTIYKDKNIDIRTAISNRFVKRQGYVKRAINVKNSNSITFLQKTEKDNFKENDDSNKIEVNTVDKNGSSSLVKQKDHIDKNCRTLQTSKTTTNKVKRSRFTNILPKPKQRCRTKLDKTREIKNNYMSKESNKKNITKIENKKSSTDSFIVPDRNCTTKDSINKNESPVVNCTNIEGNIVDNHFDEHENALLNDAVTKGHIEEVFHLEKSTESMTADLQQHNTTVQQNITRYSNEDILNISVDTTDNKTMSHVDFQVLPVNCENNVLLNNSSDLKEASNNVLLNEKNDISKSKTTSDFIGLRLMSRNENDYFDSMSKNKNETVEKLVKNINDNKRSFIVTDCNSTSKGSINKDESPVENCTSNTEGNTVNSQLDEHRSAFLNDMVTKDHVEKVFQQEKSVSMIGDLQRHNPTFQQNITRYSNEDILNISVDTTDNTTMPHVDFQVVPVNCENNVLLNDSSDLKEGSISKDNQLHNCGSEIAKLKSQSTRKRRCELDQIHDSLKSSLIFKDIMNCSRLRSCRMKTDIVKLKRRSNKKKKQNGKSQYKCSLKINAGNVDSEENDLLHGSVEGQLSSFLLSNLSTATNTLQNTVSKVSLKNNVTSPQSTQEYNQLFNNKTEKLTKVLPCKNVGSSKPQSLSSPKCVHLLIGAIGAFKDGVSARHIFDGSSEETNNQETTDLQVSALCVSENEVEGKDNPTSQCGNLSMGHHQDVNSYSTDDDWTTFVREILASIESELNRSPSRKEQTE; encoded by the exons aTACCAGACGACAAGAAGGAACCAGACGACAAGAAGGAACCAGACGACAAGAAGGAACCAGACGACAAGAAGGAACCAGACAACAAGAAGGAACCAGACGACAAGAAGGAAGAGGACAAAAATCATCTGTCAAACACTGACAA TGCTAAGAAGAAACCAAGGTGGGATAAGAAAGAAGTTCATGAGAAAGTTGTAACAGAACATTTAGTGAATCACTCTATTAGTGATAATACTAGTACATCTGGAGTGTCTCAAAATCTTAGTAGTAGAGGTATTTCTAGAAATACACCTACTGATTTAATTGACAACGATACCTTTATAAATCTACAAAAAGCTTTACAATTTCTTGGTTTGAGCAAAGATGTGGAGTCTTCAGTTTCTAAAGCAGATATTAATAGTGTGAGTACAGATGTGAGCAAAGCCACATATCAGTGTCCACCAGCTTTACAGAAACCTCTTGAAActccaaaacaatattttatacaacaatctAACGCATCAAATGTAAGAGGACAGTACACAAATAGTGTATATCTTCCACAGtggaataattattacaatttttatccaTACCAGAGTTATCAATACTCTTACCCACCACCATATAACCAAATGCATTACTACCCTGAAAATCAAGCTGTACCCAATTCACATTTCAGCCATGCTCAAGTATCTTCACCTGTTGGGTGTACTATTCCTACAAATACCAGCAGAATGACATCTGGATGCTTAATCACCAAGCCTCATTGTACAAATTCAGTAACTGGAGAGAGTTCATCAAATTCTCTTAAtacttttgaaaacttaaaccaAATTTGTAATCCGATAGATAAAGGTAGAGAAGTAATTGGTGAAATTTCTCAGCCAAGAAGTAACAgacatcattttaataataaaattaatagatcatCCAACATTAAAGATAATCAGGgtacaaaattcattaaatttctaACCCGTAATCCAGCTAGAAAATACAATTCATCAATGTATGCTAAACCACTCTCCAAGAATAACAATAGGTGTCAGTCTATGAATTCTACAAGTGTTACTAGAGAAACTGCAAGGAAAGAAAGTAATATTAGTATTCTTGAGCCTGAAAAACAATATGATTCTTCCCAAAGACTTCATGGAGTAGATCATATTACACAAAGCATACAAGACTATGTTTCTCCACTTGCTGGTTTATATGATACAAGAAGCAATGAACCAACcatttacaaagataaaaatattgatataaggACAGCAATTAGTAACAGATTTGTCAAGCGCCAAGGGTATGTGAAACGTGCCATCAATGTAAAAAATTctaattcaattacatttttgcaaaaaactgagaaagacaattttaaagaGAATGATGACAGTAATAAAATAGAAGTTAACACAGTTGATAAAAATGGTTCTTCTAGTTTAGTGAAACAGAAAGATCATATTGATAAAAACTGTAGAACTCTCCAAACTTCAAAGacaacaacaaataaagtaaaacgGTCACGATTCACTAATATATTACCAAAACCAAAACAGCGCTGTCGTACAAAATTAGATAAAACtagagaaataaaaaacaattatatgtccaaggaaagtaataagaaaaatataactaaaattgagAATAAAAAAAGCTCTACAGATTCTTTCATAGTTCCTGATCGTAATTGTACAACAAAAGATTCcataaacaaaaatgaatcaCCAGTTGTAAATTGTACTAATATAGAGGGAAATATTGTTGACAATCATTTTGATGAACATGAAAATGCTCTCTTAAATGATGCTGTTACTAAAGGTCATATTGAAGAGGTTTTTCATCTAGAGAAATCTACAGAATCTATGACAGCTGATCTTCAACAACACAACACAACCGTTCAACAGAACATTACAAGATACAGtaatgaagatattttaaatatatcagttGACACAACTGATAATAAGACCATGTCACATGTTGATTTCCAAGTTCTTCCTGTTAATTGTgagaataatgttttacttaataattcgTCTGATTTAAAAGAAgcaagtaataatgttttattaaatgagaAAAACGATATTAGTAAAAGCAAAACCACAAGTGATTTTATTGGTCTGAGACTTATGTCAAGGAATGAAAATGACTACTTTGATagtatgagtaaaaataaaaatgaaactgtagAAAAACTGGTAAAAAATATTAACGATAACAAACGTTCTTTCATAGTTACTGATTGTAATAGTACGTCAAAAGGTTCCATAAACAAAGATGAATCACCGGTTGAAAATTGTACTAGTAATACAGAGGGAAATACTGTTAACAGTCAGTTAGATGAACACAGAAGTGCCTTCTTAAATGATATGGTTACTAAAGATCATGTTGAAAAGGTTTTTCAACAAGAGAAATCAGTATCTATGATAGGTGATCTTCAACGACACAACCCAACCTTTCAACAGAACATTACAAGATACAGtaatgaagatattttaaatatatcagttGACACAACTGATAATACGACCATGCCACATGTTGATTTCCAAGTTGTTCCTGTTAATTGTGAGAATAATGTGTTATTAAATGATTCATCTGATTTAAAAGAAGGAAGTATTAGTAAAGACAACCAACTGCACAATTGTGGTAGTGAAATAGCGAAGTTAAAAAGTCAATCTACTAGAAAAAGACGTTGTGAACTTGATCAAATACATGACTCTTTAAAGTCTTCGCTTATTTTCAAAGACATAATGAATTGTTCTCGATTAAGATCATGTCGGATGAAAACAGATATTGTTAAACTTAAAAGGAggtcaaacaagaaaaagaaGCAAAATGGTAAGTCACAATATAAGTGCAGTTTAAAAATCAATGCTGGAAATGTAGACAGTGAAGAAAATGATTTACTCCACGGCTCAGTTGAAGGCCAACTCTCTTCATTTTTACTTTCCAATTTAAGTACAGCAACAAATACACTCCAAAATACAGTGTCAAAggtttcacttaaaaataatgttacttctCCTCAAAGTACTCAAGAGTACAaccaattatttaataacaaaactgaaaaattaacGAAAGTTTTACCTTGTAAAAATGTTGGAAGTTCAAAACCTCAGTCTTTGAGTTCACCGAAATGTGTTCACCTATTAATAGGAGCAATAGGAGCATTTAAAGATGGCGTTAGTGCAAGACATATTTTTGACGGATCATCTGAAGAAACCAACAACCAGGAAACCACAGATCTCCAAGTATCTGCATTATGTGTTAGCGAAAATGAAGTTGAAGGGAAAGATAATCCAACTTCACAGTGTGGCAATTTGTCTATGGGACATCATCAGGATGTGAATAGCTACAGCACTGATGACGATTGGACCACGTTTGTAAGAGAAATCCTAGCAAGTATTGAAAGTGAACTTAATAGGTCTCCATCCAGAAAAGAACAAACCGAATGA